A region of Vigna radiata var. radiata cultivar VC1973A chromosome 10, Vradiata_ver6, whole genome shotgun sequence DNA encodes the following proteins:
- the LOC106776264 gene encoding protein EI24 homolog, translated as MEVSDKVKMAAFLWLEGLGEACCLHRVVLLCMRSNNLLMRTGQCFLLNGFIFLGSIFVLNSVVIPALWWILPGQCSQFVSHELCDLGGTLKFYSFLRLALIQLCYVLWFYPLYVFSIVLSTIWYNDIAKYGYAAMGRSKLTVEKGSRQNNSPSIQDAHHVKGPSGLGGVMIGIGQQVYSILLLSVFFLEVYATGFIPYIGKLINFFLLSWMYAYYCFEYKWNFNEVALDKRLDYFESYWPFFAGFGSPCVLAIFFFSPLVSYGIMAILFPLFVLTATGSESEQEISFEKHKWRAAGVERLPIFYVADKVSLWMLSLLPLEKGDQVQDRKEQ; from the exons AGGTCCAACAACCTTTTGATGCGAACTGGCCAGTGTTTCCTCTTAAatggtttcatttttttaggaag TATATTCGTCCTAAACTCAGTTGTGATCCCTGCACTGTGGTGGATATTACCTGGTCAATGCTCACAGTTTGTTTCTCATGAACTGTGTGACTTAGGTGGcactttgaaattttattctttcttacGTCTGGCACTCATTCAGCTCTGTTAC GTGCTCTGGTTTTACCCATTATACGTGTTCAGCATAGTTCTCAGCACAATTtg GTACAATGACATTGCCAAGTATGGGTATGCTGCAATGGGAAGATCTAAGCTGACTGTAGAGAAAGGCTCAAGACAAAACAACTCTCCAAGTATACAAGATGCTCATCATGTAAAAGGACCGTCTGGCTTGGGAGG GGTCATGATTGGAATAGGACAGCAGGTGTACTCGATACTCCTTttgagtgttttttttcttgag GTATATGCAACAGGATTCATACCATATATAGGCAAGctgattaatttttttctcctttcctGGATGTATGCATATTACTGCTTCGA GTACAAATGGAACTTCAATGAAGTGGCTCTTGACAAAAGGCTGGACTACTTTGAGTCATACTGGCCATTTTTTGCGGGATTTG GGAGCCCATGTGTTTTGGccatattctttttctctccccTTGTTAGTTATGGGATTATGGCTATACTCTTCCCACTG TTTGTTCTAACTGCAACTGGGTCAGAGTCAGAGCAAGAAATATCCTTCGAAAAACATAAGTGGAGAGCTGCTGGAGTGGAAAGACTTCCAATATTTTATGTTGCAGACAAAGTGTC GTTGTGGATGTTATCTCTTTTACCATTGGAAAAAGGGGACCAGGTGCAAGACAGAAAAGAACAATAA